Genomic segment of Apium graveolens cultivar Ventura chromosome 7, ASM990537v1, whole genome shotgun sequence:
CAACATGAAAGCTAGTTTTGGGTTTACAAACATTTGGTAAGTTGTAACACCACCAGTCCAATAAGATTACTTTCCACAGAATACTTCAGTTGGACTCTGTCAGTGTATCTACTTCTCCCCGCCTCAAcaaacaaaatcatttatcataCGTCCACTGCAATCAGCAACCCAACTCAAACCCCCGTTATAAAAGCACACTCTTGTTGGATCCATCGTAATCActtattatgtatatatattcaTTTGGTAATTGCCATGCATTAACGAAGAGCCAAAGCCCCTTGATCCAACTAAGACTAAAAATAGGCACACTTGGCTTAAACAAGTTTCTACAAAACTGTATCTTATCTAAAAAAATATACCTAGCTCTGCGTTCAAAGAAAAGCCCAAACTTTTACAAGGTCCAAATTAATGGAACGTGAAAGATTCTATGTCATGCTACCACAGCAAGGCAGGTCTTTTCAAGTCTCTATCTCCCATTCATCACTTTCACCTTCCTAGCTTCCTTAACTCTTCTATATGTGGTTAACTTGCGTTGCAAGAATCTTGAGCTCAATTGTAGTGATTCCTTCGGCCTAAAAAGTTTGGCCTCAAAACTGATCTACTTCTTCTTCTTTGACTTGTTAGACTGTGTATATGCAGTTCCCTGAGCAAAAAAAACAATGCCAACTAATAAGATGTCTGTTTGTTAATAAAGTTCATTGGTTTTGGCGGCTGAAAAAGGTTGTCCACTCAGAATTTCCACTTGCAGTGATGTGAATACTAAGAAACTAATTGTCATTGAACTAAAAACATAAAACCAGGAACCAAATTTAATAATGCATCTGGTACAAACCTCGAGCCATTCATCCAATGAAGCATCAGTAGTTTCAGTGCCAACTTCCACCTTTTGCACCCTCATGGTTTTCTACGTACCCCGCAAAATTACGAAAAGATTTTTCTATGAACCAAAAGATTAAGGAAATAAACATCAAGCAAGAAAAGTCACAGGTTCAACTTCCCCCCTCTCCCATTGCTAATTCGCAACGACTTCACGTCTTATTTTTGCATCGAAAGAGAAAAGAGAAGAGCCCTCTCTTCTCCATGATTATTAGCAGTACCAGGTAGAGTTAACACTACTGCATTTACTAGAATAGACGGAAGAGAAGCTGACAACGGTAAAGTATATAGAAAGAGGACGAAATAGTTTGTCTGCTCTCATCTTCTCATCTGCCCTTATCTTCTTCACCTACCCCTCTGCTTTGAGGTACACCGTACACATGAAGTTATACTTTATCTGACTTTACATTGTTATTAATTTTTTCAAGAAAGACTTTAAATTCATTATTAATATAATTGTTATAAATTTTTTACCATTTACATTTCTTTTTAGTAATACTAGAGGTCCCAAATATTTGTCCCAAAATTGGTTCCAAATGACACATGGCGGATTATAATTTGTGGGTGAATATGCATGCATGATGGACCCATCATATATAAAAGTTATTACCAATTAAATCTTACCATGTATCATTTGGGATGATTTTGGGACAAATTTTTGGTACCCCTATCAATTTTCTTCCTTTTTAActtaaatattttggattttatATTTATTAGTAGAAGATAACAATGTATTATAAAGGGGCTGCAAATCATCATCTAAATTGAAACTACACTCTACAAGTTTGTGTGCATTTTTACTTGAATAATTAATTTAACTTATATTTATGTCTTTATTTCATGCCGGATGAGTAAATTACAAATATGTTTACCGGTTCGTTGATCAAGACACACAATACAACCCTCAATATATAAAATTAAGATGCAAGATAACTATAGATGATAGGAAAGTTTAAATCAAAACATGAAATGACTAAAGAATCAGCTTGGTAAATTTAAAAGCTAAATCCTTATGGTCAATATTGTGATTATTGTTGAAAAATGTATAAACTTTTCAATTCGCTACTTATAAGAACTACTAGTATTCAAATAGGACTTAAGCATTCTTAACGAACAATAACAAAAGAAGGCATTCTTGGTTAATACTCCTTGATACTTGCAAAATTTCACCTCGGGCTGTGGACCATGTGGTTAGTATTAGTTGTGCTGTGTTAATATTCTAGTCCCGAACTAGAGTTAATAACCAGTATCCCCAAGAGATAGACCCGACACGACTTACACGACACGAAATTTTAGTGTCTGTATTTGTATTTTTAGTACACGACatgaaagtacacgaacacgaaagtacacggtcGAGATTTAGTATCGGTTTTGTGTTTAACCTTCGAGTACACGACACGACACGAAAActcttatattttaatttatattaatattaaatttaatatatattaatattcaattaacacgACATACGCGACACGAAACGACACaaaacgaaagtacacgaacacgaatgTACACAAACGCTAAACATGTCGGTTTTGTGTTTGACATTCaagtacacgaaacacgaaaatacacgacaCGAACGAATTGCCAGGTCTACATAGAGCTAAGCTTTTATCTTTTATTAGTTAGACTTAGTTCTAGCCTATCCAATCCATATTTTTGTTTTATATTTACTACAATTGTGTATTGAATAATAATAACTTATTTAGATCTAGAAACCTATTTCGCTCTATTTGACTCTTTCAGACTAATTACAGATTCCGATGTGTTTTTAACATACAGTAATTGAAAATACTACTACTATCAAAAGCAGAAGAGGGTATAATAGTTATCGATCAGTTTTAGACATTATACATCAAGCATACAAAACTATTTTAAAAAAAGGAGGGCCGAGTCGTGGCAATTGGCAAAGGTGCCCCTAGAGGTACAAGAAGTCTACACTTCAATTATCCCCTCCCCGCACTTTCACATAGATCAACTATTCAACAAAACAAACCACCAACATATTCCCAGTTCTCACTATATAAGGGCAAATACAGAAAATTAGTTTAATGTACATAAAAGTCAACCAATTATCGCAGAAGGGAATTCAACCATTTTATtttggggggggggggtgaaGTAAGAACATGATAGCTTTCACAAATTAAATATTGGAAATCATATCCAAAGTAGTTCACAATACGAAAATTAATTCGGAAAGGCAGCCACACAGTAAACAGCACATAAAGGTTAACTTGAAGAAGATTAAGGATACAAGTAAAGTCCGTATTAAATTTCCTTTGAGAAATGAGAGATCTGAGTATGAATCCAAAACCCAAGAAGGACAAGCAAGGCTACCCCAAGAGAGAACAGAAATACAGATTCAACACTTGGAGGACCTCCAGCCTCGGTAACTCCAATAGTACCATTGTAAAATGTACTTTGGTATGCTGTCGAGTCTATCTCATAAACAATGATTCCAACAAGATCAAATGTTCCAGCCTGCAAAGATCAAGAACTCGAAAAAAGCTTACACTAAAAAAACATTTTGGAGAGTCATACACAAGGCAGGAAAAAGATAGTAGATGCTTGCTTCAAAAGAATTTCATGCAAGGCATGAAAATAAACGCACCTGCAAAAATTTGCTGACTGCAAAAGTGTATGGGAATGTTGCCTGGGCAGAAGTTGGAACTGAGGCGTTGTTGAAAGCCTATCATGTAGAAAAGAGGTAACATATATTAGCATTAACATGTGTAGGAATCATGAGAAAGTTATAACATATCCACCAGTCCTTCAAATAACTTTTCAAGGGCAATTTTGTCTAAAACACCAGTGTCTGCATTTATAGAAGGTTTAGAGACCCTCCTCTTATAAGAGGGATCGTGCCTTCATAGGAACTTTTATTTCTTAAGGGAATACCAAGCATCCCCATCATATGTGAGATGTGGTCCAAATGATTATCCCCTTACTTAAGCTCGgattattaaaatatcaaataatGTATGTAATATTTGAGCATATGAGTGTAAAGTAAAAGTTGAGAACTTATCTATCCTACAGCTTATTTGTAGAGAAAAGCTTTAAAAAATGATTCCTAGGCTTTAAGCAGATTATGCATGCATCAGGTGATTCTTAAAGTACCTGTGAAGAAAGAGTCTGAACCCGCAGATTATGATCATAAGGAAGATGAACACTAGCTTGAACGGTGATAACATTTAAATCTGCATCCCCTGTTTCAAGTATCCAATAGTCAAGAGAAATAACATGTTGTGGACACTGAAACACTCTAAATAAACAGATAACCAGAAGAAAGCACAATAGAGAAAAACCAATAGAACATAATAAGATGAAGATTAGAGATCAACTGAGAAGGGAAACAATATATCAATTGTGACAGAGATACAGAGTAATACAAAGAAATAGAAAGGCAAACAATTAGAGTGCAAGGACAGTAAAAAGATATAATATAATTTagcaaaaataaataaataaaattgaatacccaagaagaagaagaattacCCTCATGTTTCAGTCCAATTAAGAGATCAGTTGGTTCCCCTGCAACAATAGCTgcaaaagataaaaaaaaatgatATCAATACGTGTCTGATAAGTCATAGGATAGGACAATACACAAGTTTAATTTCATGAAAAAAGGGGGAAATGCAAAATGAAAGTCCAGTAAAAGGTACTAGGGACATTTAGAAGGATTTTTGGGAAACACGCAAACTGTTTCAACAGCCGGAGCTGAAATGAAACTTCCACCGCCATAATCATCTACAATCCCAAGTTGTCCTCCATCTTCAGCGGATTCTACCTCTTATTGACATGTAGCAACTACAACGCCAGGCAGAAGATGTTGAAACATTATAACTAATAACATTTTCCAAAAATAGTATCCTTAAAAAATAAAATCATAGCCATATTGAGTTAAGGATTGAACATTCTAGCATAGAAACTACACTGTTTAATCGGAAAGTAATGTACAAGTGAATGAAAACAGTAAAAGAAAAACCAAATAAAAAAGCAGTAATGCTAAGGAAAACAAAAGGGGGGGGGGGTACCTAGGAGAAAAGGAGGGGAAGAGCGAGAAGCAATAAAACCCTAATTGACCACATGTTGCTGCCCTGGACTGCAAAATGTAACAGAACACAAGGGGGTGTTATCAATTTTATTCCGACCCACCAATTTATTGGGTGATTTTTTTTATGCTTCACCGGCTTCATTATGTTCGCAAAGCATCTCCAAAACGCTCTTGCCCATTCCAAATTATCATTTTCGAGTCTTTTTTGATAATTATGCATTTAAGAGTAAAGCTTTGCgattttatttttccttttaaaaAGTAATTGCAGTTATGctttcttctttgaaaaattaacGAATTTATGTAAATTGTTATATTAATTCTTATGTTCGTTATTGTCACTAATTTAACgctttttttttcatttttactaAATCTACATCAAACCGCATAAAAGGATACGACTTCGAGTCCGTCACTAATTGAATGACTAAATAAATATCAGCTAACGGACCGAATCCCGCCTAATAATTAAGATTGCTCGGGGTGGGATAATTTATCAAATGTTGATTAAGTACGGAGAATATAGGTTATTTTAAGAAAAGAGAattgttttgattcattcagaGTATCGCTTTCCTTCGTCTAACCTTTTGACTCGGGGCTCGGCCCCAGTCGAGAGGGGGCAGTCTTTAGAAGCAAAAGGTTGGGCGGATTCTCTTGTTACATTACAATATCTCCCTTCTTACACAGGCGCTGCTCTAGCGGAATTTTTTCGATAATTAATTCATCTGCATACCAATTATTCCACATCACAAGCCAAGGAAGAAGGGAAACTTTTTGCTAGCCTCTAGGCTAAAGCCAAGTCTCAGCCGTGATTGCTCGTCGCTTCTATTAGGATCAACCCTTGTATCTTCCTATTGATGTTTGTGTATGTATTTATATACATGGAGTCAAGGGTCTGTTCCTTAAAGCATTCCACTGACTGTGGATCTTATGTTAGGCAGAATATAATACAATGAATGTATATGATGTGTACAATCTTTACTATAATTACAATCCATGATTGTAGTAGTTAGGCTGATCTCCAGGGATTATGTTTGCTAGCTGTTACGCCCCCGCAAGATGGAGGATCCATCAAACACTCCAATCTTGTGCCGCAGAAACAAAAACCGTTGTGCAGGGAGAGGTTTGGTCATAGTATCCGTAAGCTGATCTTTTGTTGATATGTAACACACCTTGAACTTGCCAGCCTGAACTTGTTGCCGAACAAAATGATAATCCAATGCCAGATGTTTCATGCGGGAATGAAAAACAGGATTAGCACTTAGGTAAGTGGCTCCAATGTTGTCACAGTGGATAGAAGGAGGTTGTTTAAATGAAACACCAAGTTCATGAAGTAAGTTCTGAATCCACTGAAGTTTAGAGAAGGCATGAGCTAGAGCGCGATATTTAGCCTCAGTAGAGGAGCGTGCAACTGTGCGTTgctttgaggatttccatgaaaTGATATTGGCGTCCAAGTAAATCACGTAGACAGTAGTTAAAGTTAAATCATCTTGATTACCACCCCAATCGGCATCACTGAAATCAATTAAAGTTAAAGAAATATTGTGGTTAAGTAGCAGATCATGAAATATAGTTCCTTTAAGATAATGGACGATCCTTTTTAAAGCTTGCCAATGTAACTGGGAGGGTTCGTGCATGAACTGAGATAGCTTATTGACAGCAAAGGCAACATTTGGTCTTATGATTGACAAGTATTGAAGATCACCAACCAACTGACGGAACAATGTAGGATTATCACTGGCACTACCATCGGACAATTTCAAGGATGAAGTTGTGGACATAGGAGTGACAACCTCTTTGGCCCCATCAAGTTGGAATCGTTGTAGAAGATCTCAAATGTATTGTTGTTGAGATAGAAAACAGCCATGTGGCAGATGAATACTTCTACCCCTAGAAAGTAATTGAGAGTCCCAAGGTCCTTTAAAGAGAAACGGGCAGAAAATCTTTGATACAGGTCTGCCAAGAAATGgttgttgttagatatatttgataatgtcatgtctaatatgatttatgtttagttttcagatcttatttaaacaggacaaatcagtacttaactgaaatcaacatttatactgaagtcagaacttaagttatcagtacttaaggttcaggagatatttatcagaagataatatcaggacttaaaggaaatattcagataaggaaggcagctgattaaaggaagagaagatctagacaaatgtaagaagagatatgcatgaagaaggaattctatgaagaatagaatacttggaaaaaaagatatatgattgatatattttaggaaacagaattatattccatatcaattagcgattatcttgtaactgtgtagtatataaacacagacatagggtttacactataagtgttatcattatcgagaagactattcattgtaaccctagcagctctcgtgatatttgttcatcactgagagaggacagttccatactgtaatagagtttattgttttgaataaagtttgttttctgttacttgagttattagagttcgattttattgtgctatacactgtattcaccccccccccctctacagtgtgtgtgacctaacaagtggtatcagagcctaactgttaacacacaaacagtttaagatccaaaaacaatcatgtctgaagtaagaactccaactaagcccaccaaaactgaagaacctccaaagacacaaattcatagccgatatgaggctattagagttcccatattgagaccatctgaatatcccatatgaaaggtgaggatgactatgtttctggaagctacagacccagaatatcttgatagaatcaaggaagggcctcacaaaccaaccaagctcgttgttgcagttgcaggtgaagcagcaaagtcagtaccaaaggagaagagtgactacactgctgaagatatcgcatcaattgctaaggatgctaaggtacgacacttactgcatagtgccattgataatgtaatgtcaaacatggtaataaactgcaagactgcaaaggagatatgggatgccttggaaacaagatgtcagggaactgatatgattaagaagaacaggaagacaatactcactcaagagtatgaacactttgactccaaggctaatgagtcattgactgatttatatgacagatttgtcaaactcttgaatgatttttcactggttgataaggagtatgatcttgaagattcaaaccttaaattcctgttggctcttcctaaaagctgggatttgaaggcaacaacaataagagacaactataatcttgatgaaacaactgttgatgaaatttatgggatgctcaagactcataaacttgaaatggaacaaagaagcaagaggaaaggaggaaagtcaaggacagttgctcttaaggctgaagaagaatcccccaaggcagccacctcaaggaaagacaagggtaaagcgctcttcacaaagtctgatactgagtcatcaagttctgatagtgatgatgactcagaatctgaaagcttgcctaagacggatgctgatgaagagatgatgaagctgtgtgcccttatggtgaaaggaatcacaaagattgcatacaggaagttcaggaagggaaagaagttttccgggaaaggtgcaagttctgataagaagaatttcaaaaaatctgagggcaaaggaggaaagtctgacagaggagattatataaatgtcaaatgctacaactgtggtgagaaagaccacatatctcctgattgcaagaaagtgaatagtgacaaaggcaaggctcttgtcacaaagaacaaaagttggacagacacctcagattctgaaagtgaggagaattatgccttgatggcaaatgctgatatggcaagtgttgaaagcagttctgaagctgctgagttaaaggtacctcaaactacttatgcctttcatactgatgatattaatgagttgagaagatatcttaaaaccatgctcattagctatagagatcaaactttaacatgtgaaagattaacttctgaaaatctttcttgtaaaaagaggaatgattatttagaaaaagagttagtcatgttccatcaaactcagaaagatacagatgatgctttctatgttagggatgaattacttaaaatgaatgaatctctaaaaactgagttaaaaaaggaaagagagattattaggacttggactaactctggcagaacaactcagaatttgttatatagtgaaaactggaaagagggcttaggttatggagatgataagaatgataaaggaactatagaaattAATTCTATAGTTGTAAATCAAAAAtctaatgttaggtcacacacactgtagagggggtgaatacagtgtataatacaatcaaatcgaactttaatatattaagtaacagaaaacaaactttattgaaataataaactctgttacagtatggaactgttacctctcagtgatgaacaaatatcacgagagcttctagggttacaatgaataatcttctcgaatatgataacacttatagtgtaaaccctatgtctgtgtttatatactacacagttacaagataatcgctaattgatatagaatataattctgcttcctaaaatatatcaatcaaatatcttttcttccaagtattccattcttcacggaactccttcttcatgcatatctcttcttatgtttatctcgatcttctttccattaatcagctactgtccttatttgatcgtccttcagcacttaagttctgatatctaacttctgatgattatctcctgataatataagtactgatatccttaagtcctgacttccagtataagtactgattaatggttaagtactgacttgtcctgttaacaatctcccccaacttataaattagcataatatacaagtttaacagatatttgatgatgtcaaaaatattaagtacaaatgcatgagaattagactagataactacaacttacagtccttaaagctttaccaatattcaacttctgataacaacttcagtctgtacaaatgtcagaatttaagcagttgtagatcttcgacttggcttcatcatctgatctctctgatgtcaggagttgttctgagatagttcttcaacaaacatttctcagcatatctgagttcatcaatcattctccttttggcatctttaagctctgcagtatcttcaccaatttgaaagattgcagctctgagatcattgatctttgcttttcttatatcctgatccagtctgatcaaataagctttatcagactcaagattgaattcaacagccctgtaccccagaaaggtagttataatcttagcagtgttgggcttcatttcaactatatcaccattgtgatctctgtactttggaacgtatgtgatgtcagacttaacataataaagtcttttctgtctctgaatctgttcttttaaatagtttgcagtagttcctgttattctgtcatccacttgaagtaagaaaagtacatgctccaattcttcaaaatacttcaatggaatggcattttgtcttatatgataaaccctaccatctgtcatgaaatacaacatgatgtattctttcaagtaggtatggtaaaccatctgtaccgattccagttgattcaatctctcaggagttgctccaatacctggttcactcaaggaagttggatcattggtagtgttatgtattctcctttcatcagcacttcccaatccagttttatctcttgcttcctttccagtaactactcttgcttcaaaaccacttgcagtagtcttcaaaggttgagtctgttttgctttagtgaatcctggtaggagtgtctttggtctatcttctgatatcaagttaacttgagctatgtcagaggttacttgcctcttctgaatatcagaacttacaatttcttgactctgaacaacttgagccatgtcagaggttattttaagaacttttcttgaagtcagagcaagattatccttttcatcagtaatttcttcatcctcaggaggcacataaaccttgat
This window contains:
- the LOC141671338 gene encoding translocon-associated protein subunit alpha-like, which translates into the protein EVESAEDGGQLGIVDDYGGGSFISAPAVETVCVFPKNPSKSIVAGEPTDLLIGLKHEGDADLNVITVQASVHLPYDHNLRVQTLSSQAFNNASVPTSAQATFPYTFAVSKFLQAGTFDLVGIIVYEIDSTAYQSTFYNGTIGVTEAGGPPSVESVFLFSLGVALLVLLGFWIHTQISHFSKKTMRVQKVEVGTETTDASLDEWLEGTAYTQSNKSKKKK